A region of Dictyostelium discoideum AX4 chromosome 1 chromosome, whole genome shotgun sequence DNA encodes the following proteins:
- the rab24 gene encoding Rab GTPase, translated as MTKTKIDLKVVLLGYASVGKTCIVTRYTSGQFGDTHTTIGGAFSSKRVVVGETEVLLGIWDTAGTERYQAVNVSYYRRANAAIVCYDLTNRESWEKVTFWAEELTQNEPEIEIYIVGTKLDLIQQGDIKAVPEEEVKQTARRYKAHIFETSSRTGENVSLLFQTIAEDFCKRTNNGTNPVNSNPSNVVNVNTQTQKKKGGCC; from the exons atgacAAAGACAAAAATTGATCTTAAAGTTGTACTTTTAG GGTATGCATCAGTAGGTAAAACCTGTATTGTAACTAGATATACAAGTGGCCAATTTGGGGACACACATAca acAATTGGTGGAGCTTTTTCATCAAAAAGAGTGGTTGTAGGGGAAACTGAAGTTTTATTAGGAATTTGGGATACTGCAGGTACAGAAAGGTACCAAGCAGTAAATGTTAGTTATTATAGAAGAGCAAATGCTGCTATAGTTTGTTATG atttaacaAATAGAGAATCATGGGAAAAAGTAACATTTTGGGCAGAGGAATTAACACAGAATGAAccagaaattgaaatttatattgttggaactaaattggatttaattCAACAAGGTGATATTAAAGCAGTACCAGAGGAGGAGGTTAAACAAACAGCAAGAAGATATAAAGCACATATTTTTGAAACTTCATCAAGAACTGGTGAAAatgtatcattattatttcaaactATTGCTGAGGATTTCTGTAAAAGAACAAACAATGGAACAAATCCAGTCAATTCAAATCCTTCAAATGTAGTCAATGTAAACACTCAAactcaaaagaaaaaaggtGGCTGTTgttaa
- a CDS encoding GRAM domain-containing protein has protein sequence MASLPNNSSGSVMISPNQGPISHDSNNFSSSSPISSPYLIQNGGPQSPTVFSPIGSTSPKTHNTLNNSNNNNNNNGHFSPPTTSSSDNDHSINKLKTRSHSSEDLKSISSDEKKKKLFVTPKLIAPSKKNGSSSSDEPPVSKTIEGRMKSEPFTKKFKLPSTEILLHDYSAALFRQILLHGRIYLFTNHICFESKIFGIKTSEVIPIKDVIQIKKKSRFTVGIEIITSENVKYSFASFVSRDKTYKDLLEVWKDVTGETHEDASSLSIDDDIEDEISNNELDNHNNNQQQQINNNNNNNVNNVQQQQQQQQQQQNGNYNSNINNEPQQQLHQSQQQPSQQQTPLTSSIVKEDMTNINNNSGNSVNNTLTNSQIKNIQQQQQQQQQQQQQQQQQQQQQQQQQQNQQNNNSDGSGSNDSSTTAIPVVGIVAASTITSSSSSTTMTSSSTTTTTTQPLTTIKEIEKDPLDEIYGGVEQYLSKDQQPQSILESQSSDFQEILSDNFNVSVVNFYRALYSDRCNFVHSYHVKRGDMNVNVKPWTFRERFGTIREVEYVAPVSSPIGPDKTRIQETQRYQLTRKKLIVETDTIMLDIPYGDHFRIEAKWEVTETSQDTCRLSISLTVRFVKKTWFKSKIETTTVKETKTSFDKWVQLAKVEVQKMLQVKPLPSASSSTATNTTNNNKVVNHHNGAGSLTPTILIPSLNKSMDKNEMVARLKQDDERLESPKPHHTRSRSRQHLISSSSQVNSTSPPPNPMISSNNNNNNSNNSIGNIVNSTSNSSNSLQSQISPPILPNSPFNLTNNGADNNTNSTNISSDSIKSTFEKKNNNLEKVSDESGKFILKTPFGVLSFGSSQLSILVICSLLFILYSYMFMKILTLSSKIDTMESIFKDLINKNLNK, from the exons atggcatcattaccaaataataGTTCAGGATCGGTAATGATTTCACCAAATCAAGGACCAATCAGTcatgattcaaataatttctcAAGTTCATCACCAATTAGTTCACCATATCTTATTCAAAATGGAGGTCCTCAATCACCTACAGTATTCTCCCCAATTGGTTCAACTTCCCCAAAAACCCATAATACTTTaaataacagtaataataataataataacaatggtcATTtttcaccaccaacaacaagtTCATCTGATAATGATCATTCAATCAATAAACTAAAAACAAGAAGTCATAGCAGtgaagatttaaaatcaatttcaagtGATGAAAAG aaaaagaaattatttgtaacaccaaaattaattgcaccatcaaaaaagaatggatcatcatcatcagatgAACCACCAGTTTCAAAGACAATAGAGGGTAGAATGAAGAGCGAACCATTtacaaagaaatttaaattaccaagTACAGAGATTTTGTTACATGATTATAGTGCAGCTTTATTCAGACAAATTCTATTACATGGTagaatatatttatttaccaatcatatttgttttgaatctaaaatttttGGTATAAAAACCAGT GAAGTTATACCAATTAAAGATGttatacaaattaaaaagaaaagtaGATTCACTGTTGGTATTGAAATCATTACCAGTGAAAATGTAAAATATTCATTCGCATCATTTGTATCAAGAGATAAAACATATAAAGATCTTTTAGAAGTTTGGAAAGATGTTACCGGTGAAACTCATGAAGATGCCAGTTCTTTAAGTAtagatgatgatattgaGGATGAGATTTCAAATAACGAATTagataatcataataataaccaacaacaacaaattaataataataataataataatgtaaataatgtacaacaacaacaacaacaacaacaacaacaacaaaatggtaattataatagtaatattaacaatgaaccgcaacaacaactacaccaatcacaacaacaaccatcacAACAGCAAACCCCATTAACTTCTTCAATTGTAAAGGAAGATAtgacaaatattaataataacagtggCAATAGTGTAAATAATACATTGACAAATtctcaaattaaaaatatacaacaacaacaacaacaacaacaacaacaacaacaacaacaacaacaacaacaacaacaacaacaacaacaacaacaaaatcagcaaaacaataatagtgatggtagtggtagtaatgattcatcaacaacagcaattcCAGTGGTTGGTATTGTGGCAGCATCGACAAttacatcatcatcgtcatcaacAACTATGAcctcatcatcaacaacaacaacaacaactcaaccattaacaacaataaaagaGATTGAAAAAGACCCATTAGATGAAATTTATGGTGGTGTAGAACAATATCTTTCAAAAGATCAACAACCTCAATCAATTTTAGAAAGTCAAAGCTCTGATTTTCAAGAGATTTTATCCGATAATTTTAATGTCAGTGTTGTAAACTTTTATAGAGCTTTATATTCTGATAGGTGCAATTTCGTTCATAGTTATCATGTAAAAAGAGGTGATATGA atGTAAATGTTAAACCTTGGACTTTTCGTGAAAGATTTGGTACAATTAGAGAAGTTGaat aTGTTGCACCAGTAAGTTCACCAATTGGACCAGATAAAACTAGAATTCAAGAAACTCAAAGATATCAATTAACaagaaagaaattaattgtaGAAACAGATACAATAATGTTAGATATTCCATATGGTGATCATTTTAGAATTGAAGCAAAATGGGAAGTTACAGAGACATCACAAGATACATGTCGTTTATCAATTTCACTCACTGTTAGATTTGTAAAGAAAACTTGGTTCAAGAGTAAAATTGAAACTACAACTGTAAAGGAAACAAAAACATCATTCGATAAATGGGTACAATTAGCAAAAGTTGAAGTTCAAAAAATGTTACAAGTTAAACCATTACCATCAGCCTCCTCTTCAACTGctaccaacaccaccaataataataaggtAGTTAATCATCACAATGGTGCTGGTAGTTTAACACCAACTATACTCATTccatctttaaataaatcaatggataaaaatgaaatggtAGCACGTTTAAAACAAGATGATGAAAGATTAGAATCACCAAAACCACATCATACAAGATCACGTAGTAGACAACATTTAATATCATCTTCAAGTCAAGTTAATTCAacttcaccaccaccaaatcCAATGATTTCttcaaataacaataacaacaacagcaacaattcTATTGGTAATATTGTTAATAGTAcaagtaatagtagtaatagtttaCAAAGTCAAATATCTCCACCAATATTACCAAATTCTCCATTCAACTTAACCAATAATGGTGctgataataatactaatagtACAAACATTTCAagtgattcaattaaatcaacatttgaaaagaaaaataataatcttgaAAAGGTTAGTGATGAAAGTggtaaattcattttaaagACACCATTTGGTGTTCTTTCATTTGGTTCAAGTCAATTAAGCATTTTAGTTATTTGTTCACTcttatttattctttattcTTATATGTTTATGAAAATACTTACTTTATCTTCAAAAATTGATACAATggaatcaatttttaaagatttaataaataagaatttaaataaataa
- the sonA gene encoding UAS domain-containing protein, translating into MVKINIKSSTDNKFDVDVELGITVADFKKVIATKCSIPADQQRIIYSGRILKDHQTLDEIKIQDGHTVHLVKGAAPPPPPPVEQQVPTPSNTQPQGIPGVPQNINDMMNNPMIQEMFNSRMMDSLLDNPDIFRDMMMGNPEMREVLNNNPEMAQMLSDPRQLRQSLEMMRNPELMREMMRNADRAMINIENHPEGFNLLRRMYTDIQEPLMNAANQQAASQNQTNSNPIQTNTDANPNSQPLPNPWSTNSSSTSSNPTSSSPSSRPTTGSSTNTGASNPWASMFSGGGGGMGGGTNNTGTNNTGSTNNTGASNPWASMFGGGGGGMGGMGGMEGMLGMDPERVQQLLNNPVAQQMMQRLMSDPAMMQQMITMNPQLRQMMDSNPQLREAMNNPEFLNMMTNPENMNAMMQLQQAMGTLRNNGVFPGGMGGMGGMGGMGGMGGMGGMDFSQFGNMFGGMGGMGGMGNNNSSTTRPPVNQEPPEQRFRLQLEQLEELGFVDRAANISALTSTNGNINLAIDRLLR; encoded by the exons atggttaaaattaatattaaatcatctACAGACAATAaatttgatgttgatgtcgAGTTAGGAATCACAGTTGCAGATTTCAAAAAGGTGATTGCAACTAAATGTAGTATACCAGCAGATCAACaaagaattatttattctggtagaattttaaaagatcatCAAACTTTAGATGAAAtta aaatcCAAGATGGTCATACAGTTCATTTAGTTAAAGGTGCagctccaccaccaccaccaccagttGAACAACAAGTACCAACACCATCAAATACACAACCACAAGGAATTCCAGGTGTACCacaaaatattaatgatatgATGAATAATCCAATGATTCAAGAAATGTTCAACTCTAGAATGATGGATAGTTTACTTGATAATCCAGATATATTTAGAGATATGATGATGGGTAATCCAGAGATGAGAGAAGTTTTAAACAATAATCCAGAGATGGCACAAATGTTAAGCGATCCAAGACAATTACGTCAATCATTGGAAATGATGAGAAATCCAGAGCTCATGAGAGAAATGATGAGAAATGCCGATAGAGCAAtgattaatattgaaaatcatCCAGAGGGTTTTAACCTCCTAAGAAGAATGTATACAGACATTCAAGAACCATTAATGAACGCTGCAAATCAACAAGCTGCAAGTCAAAATCAAACAAACTCTAATCCAATTCAAACCAATACTGATGCAAATCCAAATTCTCAACCATTACCAAATCCATGGTCAActaattcatcatcaacatcctCTAATCcaacttcatcatcaccatcttcaAGACCAACCACAGGTTCCTCAACAAATACAGGTGCATCAAATCCATGGGCAAGTATGTTTAGCGGCGGCGGTGGTGGTATGGGTGGTGGTACAAACAATACAGGTACAAACAATACAGGTTCAACAAACAATACAGGTGCATCAAATCCATGGGCAAGTAtgtttggtggtggtggtggtggaatGGGTGGTATGGGTGGTATGGAAGGTATGTTAGGTATGGATCCAGAAAGAGTCCAACAACTCTTGAATAACCCAGTTGCTCAACAAATGATGCAAAGATTAATGTCAGATCCAGCAATGATGCAACAAATGATCACTATGAATCCACAACTCAGACAAATGATGGATTCAAATCCACAACTTAGAGAAGCAATGAATAACCCAGAATTCTTAAACATGATGACAAATCCTGAAAATATGAATGCAATGATGCAATTACAACAAGCAATGGGCACCTTACGAAATAATGGTGTTTTCCCAGGTGGTATGGGAGGAATGGGTGGTATGGGTGGTATGGGTGGTATGGGTGGCATGGGTGGTATGGATTTCAGTCAATTTGGTAATATGTTTGGTGGTATGGGAGGTATGGGAGGTAtgggtaataataatagctcAACTACAAGACCACCAGTTAATCAAGAACCACCAGAACAAAGATTTAGGTTACAATTAGAACAATTAGAGGAGTTGGGTTTTGTTGATAGAGCTGCAAATATCTCTGCTTTAACATCGACTAATGGAAATATCAATTTGGCCATTGACCGTTTAttaagataa
- the copE gene encoding coatomer protein complex epsilon subunit — translation MSDDILFESKNYFYLGNYQSTINEINKKSRQIIEKSLKAESDYFLYRCYIAQGNYDLVLQETKNNRGSGEDPTIAGLQLLASYLSKPDENREGTLITITQWISDGVVKFNYHLQVIIATIYFNEQLYDEALQILNNCDHIEGLSMLIQIFLKIDRLDLAQKAYDTMKKIIDPDATPALLSLAWINIYNGEEKLKSALSSFEEMAERYGPTPLLLNGQAVCAIGMKRFEKAESLLLESIEKNPKNSDTLANLINCYINMKKPNEIIQRFINQLKTLSPKHDWTSAVNEAEALFEVSKSRFN, via the exons atgtcagatgatatattatttgaatcaaagaattatttctatttaggGAATTAtcaatcaacaattaatgaaattaataaaaagagtAGACAAATTATAGAGAAATCATTGAAAGCAGAATCAGATTATTTCTTATATCGTTGTTATATCGCTCAAGGTAATTATGATTTAGTTTTACAAGAGACTAAAAACAATAGAGGATCAGGTGAAGATCCAACAATTGCAGGATTACAATTGTTAGCATCATATCTATCGAAACCAGATGAAAATCGTGAAGGTACTCTAATTACAATCACTCAATGGATAAGTGATGGTGTtgttaaattcaattatcaTCTTCAAGTCATCATTGCAACCATATATTTCAATGAACAATTATACGATGAAGCATTACAAATCTTAAATAATTGTGATCATATCGAAGGTTTATCAAtgttaattcaaatatttttaaaaattgatcgTTTAGATCTCGCTCAAAAAGCTTACGATACTATGAAAAAAATCATTGATCCAGATGCAACACCTgctttattatcattagcttggattaatatttataat ggtgaagaaaaattaaaatcagcACTTTCAAGTTTTGAAGAAATGGCAGAAAGATATGGTCcaacaccattattattaaatggtcAAGCTGTATGTGCAATTGGAATGAAAAGATTTGAAAAAGcagaatcattattattggaatcaattgaaaagaatCCAAAGAATTCTGATACTCTTGCAAATCTTATCAATTGTTATATTAATATGAAAAAACCAAATGAAATCATTCAAAGATTTATAaa tcaACTTAAAACTTTATCACCAAAACATGATTGGACATCAGCAGTTAATGAAGCTGAAGCTTTATTTGAAGTTTCTAAatcaagatttaattaa
- a CDS encoding hypothetical protein (Y17G7B.18a protein), whose translation MNNTDDCSNVAIDKSSKMEEIISISTITPIIVNNNVDQKQQEEEEEHILKKLKVDNNDNQENIETTTITNITNNTTTTTATTTVANNNNNNNNNNKNNNKNNKFKQQNNQFIYGNYHGYYNYRNESVIEQDNRLKYLSKDLFHQKRCLDIGCNSGDLVFKISKDYQPTHITGIDIDKYLINKAYHQLTFEQSTLSNNNKNNNNNNNNNNNNNNNNNNNNNNNNNNNNNNNNNNNNNNNNNNNNNNNNNNSGNNTKGIEENSTNHSYTITTTIIDSNNLKIDKKDFIPISFRMISDGIISNQFPYNISFYCQNFLYTSKIIDKQNSYDVITALSISKWIQLNWGDEGIKKFLIKIYSLLKDGGIFLFEPQPWKGYSKRKNLTELINKNYKEIKFKPDQFTNFLIETVGYKSFEFLNSNEAKSKGFDRPLYKFIK comes from the exons ATGAATAATACTGACGATTGTAGTAATGTTGCCATCGATAAATCATCCAAAATGGAAGAGATAATATCAATCTCGACAATAACTCCAATTATTGTAAATAACAATGTTgatcaaaaacaacaagaagaggaggaagaacatattttaaaaaagttaaaagttgataataatgacaaTCAAGAAAACATAGAAACTACAACAATAACTAATATAACTAacaacacaacaacaaccaccgcAACAACCACAGtagctaataataataataataataataataataataaaaataataataaaaataataaatttaaacaacaaaataatcaatttatatATGGAAACTATCATGGTTACTATAATTATAGGAATGAATCAGTCATTGAACAAGATAATAGACTTAAATATCTAAGCAAAGATTTATTTCATCAAAAGCGTTGTTTAGATATTGGTTGTAATAGTGGTGATTtagtatttaaaatatcaaaagaTTATCAACCAACTCATATCACTggtattgatattgataaatatttaattaataaagcATATCATCAATTAACATTTGAACAATCtactttatcaaataataataaaaataataataataataataataataataataataataataataataataataataataataataataataataataataataataataataataataataataataataataataataataataataataataataataataataataatagtggtaataatacaaaaggAATAGaagaaaattcaacaaaCCACTCATACACAATTACAACTACAATTATtgattctaataatttaaaaattgataaaaaagattttatacCAATTTCATTTAGAATGATATCAGATGgtataatttcaaatcaattcccttataatatttcattttattgtcaaaactttttatatacttcaaaaataattgataaacaaAATTCATATGACGTAATCACTGC atTAAGTATTTCAAAAtggattcaattaaattggGGTGATGAaggtattaaaaaatttttaattaaaatttatagttTATTAAAGGATGGTGGTATATTCTTATTTGAACCTCAACCTTGGAAAGGATATAGTAAAAGAAAGAATCTAacagaattaataaataaaaattataaagaaattaaattcaaaccTGATCAATtcacaaattttttaattgaaactgTTGGTTAtaaatcttttgaatttttaaattcaaacgAAGCAAAATCAAAAGGTTTTGATAGAccattatataaatttataaaataa
- the abiA gene encoding component of SCAR regulatory complex produces MSESIDINVYSQTTIPNAMAELMDNHNKMEQISAYCKSLYANGDAAQAYEQTQGYAKNALLNVAYHIQTVGTHITSLLQLQTNEMEKLNIEIQTLTQRVRMIHDSTGTNVFSNQDAAKPYKSSLKNRKVDTEATKAPVKYVHKPISYGISASDINQNGVPPPLNHSNSSANLTSSSGHLAASSTSNSSTPSYQSPSYSSQPTISSGTPPPIQKQPPRVGNAPPPPSLSVPAAPPPPVMNVPPPPPTSQRPSSVNNNAPSNDFPPPPPPSSSSSGGDLPPPPSFGLPPPPTLGDDFPPPPPPPVGSYDFPPPPARPQSQFYDHNDFPPPPPPM; encoded by the exons atgagtgAATCAATCGATATTAACGTTTATTCACAAACCACAATTCCAAATGCAATGGCAGAATTAATGGATAATCATAATAAGATGGAGCAAATTTCAGCTTATTGTAAATCATTATATGCCAATGGTGATGCAGCTCAAGCATATGAACAAACTCAAGGTTATGCAAAGAATGCATTATTAAATGTAGCATATCATATTCAAACTGTTGGTACTCATATCACTTCCctattacaattacaaaCAAATGAAATggagaaattaaatattgaaattcaaACTTTAACACAA agAGTAAGAATGATTCATGATTCAACTGGTACAAATGTATTTTCAAATCAAGATGCAGCAAAACCATataaatcatcattaaagAATAGAAAAGTTGATACAGAAGCAACAAAGGCACCTGTTAAATATGTACATAAACCAATTTCTTATGGTATTAGTGCATCTGATATTAATCAAAATGGAGTTCCACCACCATTGAATCATTCAAATTCATCAGCTAATTTAACATCATCAAGTGGTCATTTGGCTGCATCATCAACTTCAAACTCATCCACACCATCCTATCAATCACCATCTTATTCAAGTCAACCAACCATTTCATCTGgtacaccaccaccaattcaaaaacaacCACCAAGAGTTGGAAAtgctccaccaccaccatcattatcaGTACCTGCcgcaccaccaccacctgtAATGAatgtaccaccaccaccaccaacctCACAACGTCCTTCTTCTGTAAACAATAATGCCCCATCGAATGATTtcccaccaccaccaccaccatcatcatcatcatctggtGGAgatttaccaccaccaccatcatttggtttaccaccaccaccaactcTTGGTGATGATTTCccacctccaccaccaccaccagttGGCTCATATGATTTCCCACCACCACCAGCTCGTCCACAATCTCAATTCTATGATCATAATGATTTcccaccaccacctccaccaatgtaa
- a CDS encoding BRD group protein — translation MADSVTIGQLEKLSVQCDKENQHVENKENNINSDNINLLEATKTTLPIPNTSNTNPPMNQSSSPTTTTTTPTTTTTPTTAEPAKKRKIFAKLHLLNRDGSVKNYFEMKKTKLIIGSDTELADIQVVRPGIYPKHVEIIYDKEKKKFYLNPLIDPKDSDNVRLNFVPFLHKKEVLGNGDIISIGFRSIKMEFIEKVTVDQLVQPEKQYIPSNTPTCITNTPIQTPPTTSPPSSTTTNKKDNTSTNVTKKPIATVPSTTTSTKKSSVVPESKPATKTITKETPKPTKTTTTTTVTTSKPTVKPTAVKKSINDDDYGDDYNEEEDDDDEEEEEEEEEEEEEEEVESKQIKVVNSKPNDDDMSCKKPMKYTNTNEEMRKSLASNVGGINSKIISKGDSVRNLLPISSRRPTAPVTPTKPTSTKKVTTPKKATVVKPPKESKVPKVPKVPKVPKAAVVASIDENGKEDYIRLISFKKAKDIVKAFQSHEKLVKSKNNGHGNISNEKKEILKCFEVLDQINWRLSTDKPGDSRPISSYFKNIPSLSEFDSELLTDYYSMISEPMSINSILSSVIYTADYNIDNCLDDFNQVLENSMTYNSENSIIYWLAHYCKIELYKALSNSGIIQNKLYLDIKKDSETFLKSIGTQLKGDGISLPQIIAQSVSKNKEQTVPQEEDEEEEEEEEEEEEEEEEGEEGKEDEEEEEKEEEEGEENEEEEDVEIDDCEIDQESDDDQ, via the exons atggCAGATAGTGTTACTATTGGACAGCTAGAGAAGCTATCAGTTCAATGCGATAAAGAGAATCAACatgttgaaaataaagagaataatattaatagtgataatattaatttattagaaGCCACTAAAACAACATTACCAATTCCAAACACATCAAATACAAACCCACCAATGAatcaatcatcatcaccaacaacaacaacaactacaccaacaacaacaactacaccaACCACTGCAGAACCagcaaaaaaaagaaaaatatttgcaaaattacatttattaaatagaGATGGATCtgttaaaaattatttcgaaatgaaaaaaacaaaacttaTAATTGGATC TGATACAGAATTAGCAGATATTCAAGTTGTAAGACCAGGAATTTATCCAAAACATGTAGAGATTATTTATgataaagagaaaaagaaattctaTTTAAATCCATTAATTGATCCAAAAGATTCTGATAATGTTAGACTTAATTTCGTACCATTCCTTCATAAGAAAGAAGTACTTGGTAATGGTGATATAATATCCATTGGTTttagatcaattaaaatGGAATTCATTGAAAAAGTTACAGTCGATCAATTGGTTCAACCTGAAAAACAATATATCCCTTCAAATACTCCAACATGTATTACTAATACTCCAATTCAAACTCCACCAACTACCTCGCCACCTTCttcaacaactacaaataaaaaagataatactTCAACCAATGTAACCAAAAAGCCAATCGCTACAGTACCATCTACCACTACATCTACTAAGAAATCATCTGTTGTTCCAGAATCTAAGCCAGCAACTAAAACTATCACCAAAGAAAcaccaaaaccaacaaaaacaacaacaacaacaactgtTACTACATCAAAACCAACAGTTAAACCAACAGCAGTTAAAAAGAgtattaatgatgatgattatggAGATGATtataatgaagaagaagatgatgatgatgaggaagaagaggaagaggaagaggaagaggaagaagaagaagaggtagaatcaaaacaaattaaagtAGTAAATTCAAAaccaaatgatgatgatatgtCATGTAAAAAACCTATGAAATATACAAACACAAATGAAGAGATGAGAAAGAGTTTAGCTAGCAATGTAGGTGGAATTAACTCAAAGATTATTAGTAAAGGTGATAGTGTTAGAAATCTATTACCAATATCAAGTAGAAGACCAACTGCACCAGTAACACCAACAAAACCAACTTCAACAAAAAAAGTAACAACACCAAAGAAAGCAACAGTAGTAAAACCACCAAAAGAATCAAAAGTACCAAAAGTACCAAAAGTACCAAAGGTACCAAAGGCAGCCGTAGTAGcttcaattgatgaaaatggaAAAGAAGATTATATTAGattgatttcatttaaaaaagcaAAAGATATCGTTAAAGCATTCCAAAGTCATGAGAAATTGGTTAAAAGTAAGAATAATGGACATGgtaatatttcaaatgaaaagaaGGAGATATTAAAATGTTTTGAAGTTTTAGATCAAATCAATTGGAGATTATCAACTGATAAACCTGGTGATTCAAGACCAATTTCAagttatttcaaaaatattcCAAGTTTATCTGAATTTGATTCTGAACTCTTAACGGATTATTACTCAATGATTTCAGAACCAATGTCCATAAATTCAATACTCTCTTCAGTAATTTATACAGCAGATTATAACATCGATAATTGTTTAGATGATTTTAATCAAGTCTTGGAGAATTCAATGACCTACAATTCTGAAAATTCTATCATCTATTGGTTAGCTCATTATTGTAAAATAGAATTATATAAAGCACTCTCCAATTCAGgtataattcaaaataaattatatttagatattaaaaaagattctgAAACTTTCCTTAAATCAATTGGTACTCAATTAAAAGGTGATGGTATTTCTTTGCCTCAAATAATTGCTCAATctgtttcaaaaaataaagaacaaACTGTACCACAGGAAGAAGATgaggaagaggaagaagaggaagaagaggaagaagaggaggaagaagaaggGGAAGAAGgtaaagaagatgaagaggaggaagaaaaagaagaagaggaaggggaagaaaatgaagaagaagaagatgttgaaattgatgattgTGAAATAGATCAAGAATCTGATGATGATCAATAA